One Erpetoichthys calabaricus chromosome 9, fErpCal1.3, whole genome shotgun sequence genomic region harbors:
- the ttll11 gene encoding tubulin polyglutamylase TTLL11 gives MSEQDGKVAGELEPMPSAADAGAVPAQEQPGSPPSAEKPQPERRESKARRTGAEKSALGKVDRSGGGQRTRGGKEDGKRAATHRKRQRVMVDSSKAKTSLEALKISIKQLNWRELPVGRRQPCDIYWHGVSFHDNENISSGQVNKFPGMMEMVRKVNLSRTMRTMHELFPEEYNFCPRSWILPEEYHLFSAQVRIAKENDSSWKPTFIIKPDGGSQGDGIYLIKEPHDIRLMGSAQAKPCVVQEYIPKPLLVDKLKFDLRLYVLLKALEPLEIYVSREGLSRFCTEPYQEPNAKNLHHVFMHLTNYSLNVHSGKFIHSESTNTGSKRTFSSILGRLAGRGVDVKKVWSDIISLVIKTVVALVPELKVYHHAEIPPGRPGPTCFQILGFDILLMKNLKPILLEVNANPSMKIEHEQEVSPGVFEHVPSPVDEEVKVGVIRDTLRLVDPVQRRCQANTVHLTGQAPELQDDILEGEPPDRCPSDPGASQLPSLCLKQVFPKYSKQFSYLRVVERIAVLFVRFLGVKGSMRLGPTAFRTFIRSCKLSSSTLSMAAVDILYIDITRRWSCLATDQRESGMCLQAFVESFFYLAQRRFKLLPLHEQVVALADLCDRHLEALDERRLQCGRGAVERRTALASCQPGRLNSMLPTPHFSCPSTLAKAGDCGLQGSTQEPLKENGVEN, from the exons ATGAGCGAGCAGGACGGAAAAGTTGCCGGAGAGCTGGAGCCGATGCCATCTGCCGCGGACGCGGGCGCGGTGCCAGCGCAGGAACAGCCGGGATCGCCCCCTTCCGCAGAGAAGCCGCAGCCCGAGAGGCGCGAGTCCAAGGCCCGCAGGACGGGCGCCGAGAAAAGCGCGTTGGGCAAAGTCGACCGGAGCGGCGGGGGGCAGCGAACCAGGGGCGGCAAGGAGGACGGCAAACGCGCCGCCACGCACAGGAAGAGGCAGCGGGTGATGGTGGACAGCTCGAAGGCCAAGACGTCCCTGGAGGCGCTGAAGATCAGCATCAAGCAGCTCAATTGGAGGGAG CTTCCTGTGGGTCGTCGGCAGCCTTGTGACATTTACTGGCATGGCGTGTCTTTCCATGACAACGAGAACATCTCCTCTGGACAGGTCAACAAGTTTCCAG GAATGATGGAGATGGTGCGCAAGGTGAACCTGAGCCGGACCATGCGCACGATGCACGAGCTTTTTCCTGAGGAGTACAACTTCTGCCCGCGCTCGTGGATCCTGCCCGAGGAGTACCACCTGTTCTCTGCTCAG GTCCGCATCGCCAAGGAGAATGACTCCTCGTGGAAGCCCACCTTCATCATCAAGCCGGACGGGGGGTCCCAGGGCGACGGCATCTACCTCATCAAGGAGCCCCATGACATCCGGCTGATGGGCAGCGCCCAGGCCAAGCCCTGCGTGGTCCAGGAGTACATCCCAAAGCCGCTGCTGGTGGACAAGCTCAAGTTCGACCTCCGCCTCTACGTGCTGCTCAAGGCGCTGGAGCCCCTCGAGATCTACGTGTCCCGGGAGGGTCTCTCCCGTTTCTGCACGGAGCCCTACCAGGAGCCCAATGCCAAGAATCTGCACCACGTCTTCATGCACCTGACCAACTACTCGCTCAACGTGCACAGCGGCAAGTTCATCCACTCGGAGAGCACCAACACGGGCAGCAAGCGCACCTTCTCGAGCATCCTGGGCCGGCTGGCGGGCAGGGGCGTCGACGTCAAGAAGGTCTGGTCGGACATCATCTCCTTGGTCATCAAGACTGTTGTGGCGCTGGTGCCCGAACTCAAAGTCTACCACCATGCCGAGATCCCGCCCGGGAGGCCGGGCCCGACGTGCTTCCAG ATTTTAGGATTTGACATTCTGCTCATGAAGAATTTAAAGCCCATCCTGCTGGAAGTGAACGCCAATCCCAGCATGAAGATCGAGCACGAGCAGGAG GTCTCGCCCGGGGTCTTTGAGCACGTGCCCAGTCCGGTCGATGAGGAGGTCAAGGTGGGCGTCATCAGGGACACGCTTCGGCTGGTCGATCCGGTGCAGCGGAGGTGCCAGGCTAACAC GGTGCATCTGACTGGACAAGCACCGGAACTGCAGGACGACATCTTGGAGGGCGAGCCCCCAGACCGGTGCCCAAGTGACCCGGGTGCCAGTCAGCTGCCATCACTGTGCCTCAAGCAGGTCTTCCCCAAATACTCAAAGCAGTTCAGCTACCTGCGGGTAGTCGAGAGGATCGCCGTGCTCTTCGTCAGGTTCCTTGGTGTCAAGGGGTCCATGAGGCTTGGACCCACGGCATTCCGGACTTTCATCAG GTCCTGCAAGCTCAGCAGCAGCACGCTGTCGATGGCTGCCGTGGACATCTTGTACATCGACATAACGAGGCGCTGGAGCTGCCTGGCGACGGACCAGCGCGAGTCGG GGATGTGCCTGCAGGCCTTTGTGGAGTCCTTCTTCTACCTGGCACAGCGGCGCTTCAAGCTCCTGCCACTCCACGAGCAAGTGGTGGCCCTGGCCGACCTCTGTGACCGTCACCTGGAGGCCCTGGATGAGAGGCGACTGCAGTGCGGCCGCGGGGCAGTGGAGCGAAGGACAGCTCTGGCTTCCTGCCAGCCTGGGAGGCTCAACTCCATGTTGCCAACGCCCCACTTCAGCTGTCCGAGCACGCTGGCCAAAGCGGGCGACTGTGGGCTTCAAGGGTCCACACAAGAGCCCTTGAAGGAGAACGGCGTGGAGAACTGA